From the genome of Watersipora subatra chromosome 9, tzWatSuba1.1, whole genome shotgun sequence:
ATATCCTACCTACTGGAGGTTTATGAAAGAAATCGGCGTTTCCACACAGACGTTGGAAAACCTTAAATTGATTAGTAATTATCCTCCTTCTTTTAAATGTGGTTTAAAAATACAGGTTTCATTGAATTCATTTCATGTAgaaagtttagaaaaaatatgctTGACATATTTCCATGAAAAAAACAAACCTTTCACGGCTTTAAAACAAGCAGTTTTGTACCTTTGTGATTGTCATTGTATCATATCAGGGAGTCATCTTGCACTTGACCATCGGAATAGTACCATCAAAGATTGCTAGAGGGTCCTCTAAATcccataataaaatacatatttctcCTATCTGCTAGCTAATACAACGTGTTTCCTGCCACACTAGCAAGAAGACATGACAGTTTTATATTGGATATTTAAATTGGTTCAGCAGGTACTAAATTGACAACAAATATGAAGTGCTCTAACATATCTACAgaattagtaacagatgttacaTCTGGGTTGATTTGATGAATTGTATTTCAACAATTCCAGAACTTTTGGAAACTGTCAGTTTTGAAACATTATGTGATCTAATCATaagtttttgctttaaaaactaaaatatatttacaattacATTTGATCATTAGATAATAACAACATATTATGATAATGATTATAGATAGATTATAGAAAATCATGAGTGTTAATGATGCTGTGACACAAAATCCAAAGAATCATCTAGGTCGACAACCATCTCATATCTGAGCCTATATAAGACAGAAATACTCTATATTTTAGCTTATATTTATTGTAACCTAACATAGTTAAAATAATTGGCATTAGTAGAAATGACATCATAGCTTATCGTGCACTTGATGAGCTACCAACTTCCCTTGTACTAGCGCTTAACAATCATTCATTGAGTTTCCATTGAGTTGCGTTACGTATTTTCTAGCTGCTAGTGAGAGGTTCATTTACACTCTACTGCTGAAAATATTCTGTATATTGCAATTCAAAGATCACTTACCATATAGTTATTACTCAGACCAGTTGAGGTAAGTACAATACAGATGGTAGGTTAATAATATCTTGAGTCCTGAATAGTACTTGTTGCCTTATTCGATAAATCCTCCATTACATGATTACTATCTACAATTTCAAAAAAGAGAATTGATCTCTTCTCCATCAATATCTGTTTATAATAATCCAAGTGAGGATGAAACTGAAATAGTTGACGAGTTTTGATACTCGTCAATTAGCTGGAAAGATGCTCAAAATATTGTCTGACAAATGTTAAcatcaaatttatttttccattataatattgattgcaaaatcaaatatttggaCCGCAAAAGAGTAATCGAAAGgggataataaatatattgttatatctaAAAGGGAtactaaatatattgttatatcaaaagctgataataaatatattgttatatctaAAAGGGAtactaaatatattgttatatcaaaagctgataataaatatattgttatatctaAAAGGGAtactaaatatattgttatatcaaaagcaaaaactaaatatattgttatatcaaaagtggatactaaatatatttttatatcaaaagcGGATACTAAATATAATGTTTGTGAACTGCTTTTTTTATAGGTTTAGACTTAATTGTTTATTCAATCCCTTTACTTTTAAACCTAGGATCATGCTGCAACCAGCTGATCCAGCTGAGAAGAGGCCAGCGGCTTTGCGCCGAAAAGAACAGCTGCTGAATTGGCGAAAGTCATCGGGTGCTGCTGTGGAAGAGTTTCGTCGCGCTGCCAGCAAGGTTTCTTTTGATGCAAAAACCCTGCTGTTAGCTGCTTGCGAAGAGAAGAACATCGAGGAGGTGATGCGCCTTCTCAAAGAAGGTTTAGATGCAAACATATCTAACTACTTGGGCATCACCGGCCTTCACCTGGTATGTTCGCTTCACTGGTTTTATTTACTGCTCACCTGAACATGTGCAACCAGATGTTATTTAAAAGTGGTTATTCATAACATGTCTGATTCGTTATTATCTATCTGCTACAGAGTggataataattattttgtattcACTCAATAAATACAGCTCATGGGTGAATAGTCAGTCAGCAAACAGCACCATGATAAGCTGATGTGTGTACGTCATTTGTGTACAGTAAAAGAATATAATCTAGCCTAAGACCCAAGCAAGTGGATCTTAGGCTAGATTTGAAGCCTAGACCAAAAAGCTTCAAACAAATCATTTTAGAAGTTGTCGTACTACGATATGGAGTTCGCCACTAGTGTATAGCCTAGTGAACCCAATGACAAAGATATTCCAATGGGATCAGATGCATACAGCAATATTTTCAACATAAAATGATTTCACTTCATATAAATCCCCATACCATGAACATTAAATGAGATAAGCCAGTATTACTCAAAGCGTTAgatcatatttcattttttagcaaaaaatggCTAAATTTACTTCAAGCAAACAATACTAATAGCGATTTCTCCACACGTGTTCCATCTACATGCATGAACATACGCTTTGACTCCCATCGAGTTTAGAATCTTGGTTCTCAGTGTTCACTTTCCATTTCACCACTTTTCACGAATATCTGACAGTTAACTTTATGGTTGTTCTAGCGACTGCTACactaatctttactatgataagagtggtgcgtgtctgtccgaggtcaggggtagaggttagtataagagtggtgcgtgtctgtccgaggtcaggggtagaggttagtaTAAGAGTGGTGCGTGCCTGTCCgaggtcaggggtagaggttagtaTAAGAGTGGTATGTGTCTGTCCgaggtcaggggtagaggttagtataagagtggtgcatgtctgtctgaggtcaggggtagaggttagtataagagtggtgcgtgtctgtctgaggtcaggggtagaggttagtatagtagtggtgtgtgtctgtccggggtcaggggtagaggttagtataagagtggtgtgtgtctgtccgaggtcaggggtagaggttagtataagagtggtgtgtgtctgtctgaggtcaggggtagaggttacatgtagtataagagtggtgtgtctctgtctgaggtcaggggtagaggttagtaTAAGAGTGGTATGTGTCTATCCGAGGTCAGGGGTCGAGGTTAGTATAAGAGTGGTGCGTGTCTGTCTgaggtcaggggtagaggttagtaTAAGAGTGGTATGTGTCTATCCGAGGTCAGGGGTCGAGGTTAGTATAAGAGTGGTGCGTGTCTGTCTgaggtcaggggtagaggttagtataagagtggtgtgtgtctgtccgaggtcaggggtagaggttagGATAAGAGTGGTATGTGTCTATCCGAGGTCAGGGGTCGAGGTTAGTATAAGAGTGGTGCGTGTCTGTCTgaggtcaggggtagaggttagtataagagtggtgtgtgtctgtccgaggTCAGGAGTAGAGGTTAGGATAAGAGTGGTGCGTGTCTGTCCAaggtcaggggtagaggttagtaTAAGAGTGGTATGTGTCTATCCGAGGTCAGGGGTCGAGGTTAGTATAAGAGTGGTGCGTGTCTGTCTgaggtcaggggtagaggttagtataagagtggtgtgtgtctgtccgaggtcaggggtagaggttagtaTAAGAGTGGTATGTGTCTATCCGAGGTCAGGGGTCGAGGTAAGTATAAGAgtggtgtgtgtctgtccgaggtcaggggtagaggttaggataagagtggtgcgtgtctgtccaaggtcaggggtagaggttagtaTAAGAGTGGTGCGTGCCTGTCCgaggtcaggggtagaggttagtaTAAGAGTGGTATGTGTCTATCCGAGGTCAGGGGTCGAGGTTAGTATAAGAGTGGTGCGTGTCTGTCTgaggtcaggggtagaggttagtataagagtggtgtgtgtctgtccgaggtcaggggtagaggttaggataagagtggtgcgtgtctgtccaaggtcaggggtagaggttagtataagagtggtgcgtgtctgtctgaggtcaggggtagaggttagtataagagtggtgcgtgtctgtctgaggtcaggggtagaggttaggataagagtggtgcgtgtctgttcgaggtcaggggtagaggttagtaTAAGAATGGTGCGTGTCTGTCTGAGATCAGGGGTAAAGGTTAGGATAAGAgtggtgtgtgtctgtctgagatcaggggtagaggttagtataagagtggtgtgtgtctgtctgaggtcaggggtagaggttaATATAAGAGTGGTGCGTGCCTGTCCGAGGTCAGAGAAGTATAAGAGTGGTGCGTGTCTGTCCGAGGTCAGTGGTAGAGGTTAGTATAAGAGTGGTGCGTGCCTGTCCgaggtcaggggtagaggttagtataagagtggtgtgtgtctgtctgaggtcaggggtagaggttagtaTTAGAGTGGTATGTGTCTGTCCgaggtcaggggtagaggttagGATAGGAGTGGTGCGTGTCTGTCTgaggtcaggggtagaggttagtataagagtggtgcgtgtctgtccgaggtcaggggtagaggttagtaTATGAgtggtgtgtgtctgtccgaggtcaggggtagaggttagtaTAAGAGTGGTGCGTGCCTGTCCgaggtcaggggtagaggttagtataagagtggtgtgtgtctgtctgaggtcaggggtagaggttagtaTTAGAGTGGTATGTATCTGTCCgaggtcaggggtagaggttagGATAGGAGTGGTGCGTGTCTGTCTgaggtcaggggtagaggttagtataagagtggtgcgtgtctgtccgaggtcaggggtagaggttagtaTATGAgtggtgtgtgtctgtccgaggtcaggggtagaggttagtataagagtggtgcgtgtctgtccgaggtcaggggtagaggttagCATAAGAGTGATGCGCGTCTGTCTgaggtcaggggtagaggttaggataagagtggtgcgtgtctgtctgaggtcaggggtagaggttagGATAAGAGTGGTATGTGTCTGTCTgaggtcaggggtagaggttaggataagagtggtgtgtgtctgtccgaggTCAGGGGTCGAGGTTAGTATAAAGGGTCGCTTTGTACAGGAATCACACTCATGACATTCTACTTAGTCTCCCGGTGCTCCGATACCCGCGCTAATCGACCTCCTTTCAGTAGTTCGAACATTGGGACTTTCCTAGCGCACCAAACAGAATCTTACGGCTCAATAGACAGCTAGGTTACTGCTAGTTACAGTTATCCCTCGAGACTTTGTGGTTCAGGTTATACGGCTTCAGTACTTTGTTGGTTtgaaaaataccaaaaaatcttttttgaaaatttcaaagctgaccaaaaataaaaaatagaaccttttatatttataaagtgGCTAAATATCTCTCACACTGTGGCCCAGTGAGATCCCTCATCACTATGATAGCTGTCGCTGCAGTTTGCTGTATTTCTCGTAAGGTTGCGTTATATGCAAAGGAACAAAATGCTTGTGACACTTGTCATCATACTTCTTAGACTCCCTTGACCCTAAAAATGGTTTAATGaacttatatttatatgtgtaagTTGGAAACTATAGATGATGGTGATATAGAAACTGGTAAACTCATTACTAATCAactcattttattatcagtttctATATCACAGATTTTAACGTATCGCGAGAATTACGACGAGTTACCA
Proteins encoded in this window:
- the LOC137404941 gene encoding coagulation factor V-like, which translates into the protein MLTSTPDLGQTRTTLILTSTPDLGQTHTTHILTSTPDLGQTRTTLILTSTPDLRQTRTTPILTSTPDLGQIHTTLILTSTPDLRQTHTTLILTSTPDLGQARTTLILTSTPDLGQTHTTHILTSTPDLGQTRTTLILTSTPDLRQTRTTPILTSTPDLGQTHTTLILTSTPDLRQTHTTLILTSTPDLGQARTTLILTSTTDLGQTRTTLILL